The Marinobacter szutsaonensis sequence CTGCTGGTTCCGGATCTTCTCGTGCAGCGCGGCCAGACGGCCGCAGAAGGCTTCGAGCTCGGCAGGATCGTTCAGGGCTTCATCCAGCTGCTTGGTGCCGCGGATTCCCGCCAGGCCACCGAGCCGGTAGGCCAGCCAGGCGCCCGCACTCAGCCCCTGGGATGCAGCTCCCATGGCCAAAGCGTGGCCACTGCCGGTCACCGCCTGAACCCGACGGGCTCGGATCTGGGCAATGATCTCCCGGATACGGTCTTTCTCGTCAAAGCGCGCGCCGTTGTAGACGTCGTGCAGCAGTCGTGTGAGCTTGCCGCGGTTGCGGGCCAGGGCCTTGCCACTGAATATCAGGTAGCCCGAGACATCCTGCACGTCATCGATCTTGCCCTTGGCGCTGAAGGCCGCACTGATGCCACCGGATTCCGCGGAAATCCGGTCCTGCATCTGCAGGTAATCCAGATCACCACAGCCGACCTCCGAGATCAGCGTGGTGTAGTACGGCAGGAACAGGAGATCTTCTTCGGTCAGGGTCGGAACCGGCACGACCACCTGTTCATATACCAGGCCGTTGGTACCACGGGCGTAGACCGTGGCGGCAATATCGCCGTCATAGCGGCTCTCCGGCTCGGGCATCTGCAGGGGCACGTCAGACAGGTCCACTTTGGGCAGAATGGAATCGTCATCCTTGCGCATCTGGCGCTCTTCGAGGGCGCGGGCACGATCCACGATCTGTTGTGCCTCTTCCTCGGTCAGCGTGGCCTTGCGGCGAGCCAGGGCTTCGCGGATCGTCTGCTGGCGCCGGGACTCCAGTTTCTCGTCCGGGCGCAGGGTCAGGGTGACCCGGTGCGGGTTTTCCAGCAGTTTGCGGCGAATCAGGCCGGGCACATACGCCGGATCCTTGATCTTCTCCCGCAGGGTTGCCAGTACCGGCTCCAGATCCAGTAGTTCCACCGGATCGCCGCCATGAACCATCGGCGCGATGGCACTCATGATCAGCTGCAGACCATAGGGGAACTGGTCGCCGGCGATTTCCCGCTGATGCAGTTCCAGCTGGTGCAGGATTGCTTCCAGCCGTTCCTCGCTGACACCCTCTTCAACCACTTTCTGCAGGGTGTTCTCGATCAGCGTCTCGAGCTCCTTGTGCTTATCCGGCTCACTGCCCTCGATACCACAAACAAAGGTCATCTCCCGGTTGGAGTCTTCGAGGCCACACATGGGTGACGGCGCATGGCCGAGATCGGTGGTTTCCAGCGCCCGCATCAGTGGGGATGCGCTGTTCTCCAGCAATACAGCGGACAGCAGCTGGCCTTCCATGTTTTCCAGCAGGTCAAAACTGTGGCCGAGCAACCAACCCGTCACGATATGGGTCTTGTTCTCAGTGCCCTCACCCTCGTTCACGGCATAGCCCTGTTCCACCCGGACCGGGCTGAACATCCGCTTTTCATCACGGACCGGCAGTTCGATATCCAGCTTGTCGAACCGCTTCAGTGCCAGCTCCTCGAACCGCTCATGATGCTCATGGGCCGGAATATTGCCGTAGGTGGCGAAAATCGCGTTGCTCGGGTGATAGTGATGACGATAGAAGTCAACCAGATCGTCGTAGCTCAGATCGACAATATGGTCCGGCTCGCCGCCACTGTTGTAATGGTAGGTAGTGGTGGGGAACAGATGGCTGCTGAGGTTCTGCCACAGCTGGGAGGTCGGTGCGCTCATGGCGCCCTTCATCTCGTTGTACACCACACCGCGATACACCAGATCGGTATTCGGATCGTCCGGCTTCTCGAATTCGAGGCGATGACCTTCCTGGGCAAAATCCAGGGGATCCAGTTTGGAGAAAAACACCGAATCCAGGTAAACCGAGAGCAGGTTGTCGAAGTCCTTCCGGTTCATGCTGGCAAACGGATAGGCCGTCCAGTCACTGCTGGTGAAGGCATTCATGAAGGTGTTCAGGGACCGGCGGATCATCATGAAAAACGGATCCCGGACCGGATACTTCTCACTGCCACACAGGGCCGTGTGTTCCAGGATATGGGCCACACCGGTGGAGTCCATCGGGAAGGTGCGCAGGGCAACGAAGAACACGTTCTCGTCGTTGTCCGCCGCCAGATGCAGGTGGCGGGCACCGGTCTTCTTGTGACGGTACTCCTCAACCTCCAGATTGAGAGTGTCAATCCGGTGACTGCGTAGCTTCTCAAAGGCCGGATGGGTTGCGTTCTCGATCACAGCAGCCATTCAATCTATCCTGTCTTTAAACAAATGGAGACTTGTAGGGTAACACGTAGTATCGATTATCATGCACAGTCCCGTAGCGATAAGGTAGCCCCGCAAGCCATGACCAAGTCTGCTGAAGAAGCCACAACCCTCGAGGCCCCGGAAGTCGCCGCCTACTGGGCGGAGCGGCGCCGCTACCTCGAGCGTATTCGCAAGGTGCCGGAGATCCGCAACAGGTTCTGGCGGGAAGTCGGCATCTACCTGTTGCGCCGCCTGCTATGGTCCTTCGGCTTTTTCCCGATCATGATCGCCTTCTGGGTTCCCTTTGTACTGTCGAGCTTCAATCCCGTGGCCATGGCCGCCGACCTGATCCCCCTGCTGCAGGATTTCGTCAATTCCAACCCGGAAATCCAGGCCACCACCATCAGCACCGTTCTGATCGCCTGGGCCTCAATCGGTTTCTTTTTCCTGGTTTTCGACTTCGTCCTGACTCCGTTCCGCTCGCCCTATGAATACGAAGCCGATGTCTACATGAGATCATGGGAACAGCTCAACCATGACAAGCTTCCGGACAAAGTGTGATTTGACCAGCATTCTCGATAACTTCAGTCACTTTCTGTTACATAACGTTGCAATCAGTGGTTAAGATCAGGAGGTAATCAGGATTCGGTAAGACAGGATCAAGAGGTTCCTCCATGGTCGATTTCAGACCACTGTTGTTCATTAACGCACTGGCGCTGATGCTACTGGTGACCGCCGGCTTTGCATCGGTGGGTAATGACCGCAGCTTGCTGGACCTGCAACCCTCATCCACGCCTTCCGAAACCATTGAGACGGCGGTTATCGATACCCCCGAACCTGCCGAGCCCGACAAAGCACAGGAACCGCCGCAGCAGGCGCCCGCGAAACCGGCGCCGGCAGCAATTCCCGTGGCCGAGCCTTTCAGCATTCCGCCCATGCCCGAAGACACTCAAACGACGGCGATGGCGGAACCAGCGGCGAAACCAGAACCAAAGCCGAAACCTGAACCCACCACGGGCCTGATGGTGCTGCGCTCCAATGTCATTGGCGATCAGGTCACCATTAACGGCAAAGAGTACGGGGCTACCCGTCTCGATCTGGAACTCCAACCCGGCGAATACGACGTCACGATCAGCAAGCCCGGCTATCAAACCTGGCAACAGACGGTTGCCCTGGAAGCCGGGGACGAAATGACCCTGGTTGGCAAACTGAAGGCCTATACCACCGTCAATTACCGCAACGGGACCTGGGTCGGCGGGGTCAGGACCGGTGACGGCACCTACCAGGACAAAGACGGGCTGCGCTACGAAGGCCATTTCATCGACGGCCAGTTCCATGGCAAGGGCACCGCATGGTACCCGGACGGCAGCCGCTACGAAGGCGACTGGGTCAGGGGGCAACGCCAGGGCGAAGGCGTCTGGCGCAGCGCGGCGGGTGCCGAATACACCGGCCAGTTCGCGGCCGACAAATTCCACGGCAAGGGCACACTGACCCGCGCCAACGGGGACATTCTCACCGGCCAGTGGGCAGAGGGCCTGCTGAATGGCCACGGCTCCCTGACCACCGCCGACGGCATGCTGTATGTCGGCGGTTTCCGCAACAATGAATTCCACGGCACCGGCGCCCTCACCTATCCCGACGGCCGCGCCTACGAGGGCGAGTTTTCCAACGGCGAATTCCACGGCTCGGGCGCCGAGATCTTTGCCGACGGCAAGAAATACGAAGGGCAATACATGGAAGGCACGTTTCATGGCAAGGGGCTGCTGCGCAATCCCAACGGCAGTTCGATCGAGGCCACCTTCCGCCACGGCGAACCCTATGGACAGGTTCGTCTGACCACCGCGGCCGGTGAGGTATTCACTGCCCGCACCACGGAACCCGGTGTGTGTTATCGGGAGAAGAGCTATCGGGCCACCCAGTGCCCGCAACTGGAAGGCTGGTAAATCCCGGCCCGGTAACCCACGCACTCGCAGTAACAGGTTGAGGTAGTGACCATGTCGATCAAGAACGCTCTGCTGGTAGATGACTCCAAGGTAGCCCGGTTTGCCCTGAGCAAACTGCTGGAAAGCCGGGACATGCAGGTCAACATGGCTGGCTCGGCAGAGGAAGCCCTGGAATTCCTGAACGGCCATGAGCGCCCGGACGTGATTTTCATGGACCACCTGATGCCCGGCATGAACGGCGTGGAAGCCACCCGCGCCATCAAGGGCAATCCGGACACCGCAGACATCCCGATCATAATGTGCACCTCGAGAAAATCCCCTTCCTTTACCGAGGAAGCGAAAAACTTCGGGGTTTACAACATCCTGACCAAGCCACCCCAGACTGACGGCCTTGGCGAGGTTCTCGACCAGCTGGCCAGCGACGTCAGCAATGGCACTCTCCCAGAGCCAACATTCACGGAAATCCCGCAGGAGTCGGATCGCGAGGCTCTGAGCGTTCCCGAAGACGCCTCAGTGCGGCTCGCTCCGAAATCCGAACCTGAGCAGGAACCGACGACCAATGGCCACGCCTCATCCAATGTGGTGCCGCTTACCAGCGAACTGATCGAACAGATCGCCCGCTCGGCGGTGAAGACCCACATCAACAACCGCCTCCATGAACTGCTGAGCGACCTGTTCGATGAGCAGTTTGATCATCTGAGGCGCGCCCTGGATGAGACCCGGAGCAAACAGGAAGCCGCCATCGAGGAGCGGCTGGGCGACCTGTCGGAGCTGATCGAACAACGCACAAGGCACCTGCGGGATGACGTGGCCGCAGAGGTAAACCTGAACCTTGCGCGCGAGCTGGCCGAGCTGAAACGGGACCTCAAGCGTCAGTCAGGCTTCACCAGCGAGCACATGGACGAGCTCAAGGATCACATCACCAGCGTGCAAACCATTGACACCGAGTTCTGGCAAACGCTGCAGTCGGAGGCGATCCAGCAGGCCCATGAAATCTCGCGGGAAACGTCGGAAGACATTGCTCAGCGCACCATTGACCTGTTCGTTGCCCAGCAACGTGCCGCCAATTCCCGGGTCTATACCCTGGGCCTGGCACTCAGCCTCGGCATCTTCAGCGTCGGTATTGCCTGGCTGTCCGGTCTGTTTGGCTGAATCGGGCGCGGATGCGCCGCCAGTCCGAGGGCGTATCAACATCGTCATGAATGCCCTCAACGGGCACCAGGGTAGCGCCAACCTCCGTGAGCAGCCTGCCGGCACCCCGATCCCCTTCCAGGGCCATCACCTCCGGCCATAGCCAGCGAGGCAGATACGCAGGGACACCGGCCCTGTCGCCGTAATCAGCCGCCATCGGCTGGCTCGGTACCTGCCGCGCCGCCTGCCCCATTGCCCGCAAGGCCTCCGGATCCAGCAACGGCTGGTCTGCCACCAGCACAAAGGCGCCTTTCACCTGTGGCCTCAGACTCTCAATACCTGTTGCCAGCGACGCCGACAAACCCTCGGCCCATTGTTCGCAGGGCAACCAGACCGTGGGCTGGCGATGGCAGCGAAACCGGATCAGGGGGTACCAGGCGCCGGTAACCACGCGCACATCCCGGCTGAGCAGCCGGGCCTGGCGCAACGCCTGATCCAGAAGAGTACCGCCATCTGGCAGTTTGAGCAGGGCCTTGGGACGCCCCAGGCGAGTCGATGCACCGGCTGCCAGCACAATCACGGCAAAACCGGATTCGTCCGGATGAGAACTGAATCTTCTGATAAGCACCCCGATAGCAATATCCAATGGCGGGAAAGCACCGGCACACTGCCGGAACTGCTGATTTTTGCTAGAATTCGCCCATCACTCAATCATACCCTCCGGACTCCCGATGAATCACCTGTTTGTCGACAACCTTACCGTCATCGATTTCGCCTACCTGGACGCCACCCGCGGGCTGGTGGGCGAGAGCTGGATTGCCGACGTGGTACTCGGCGGCGAACTGGACGAGCAGGGCATGGTGTTCGACTTCAGCAACGTCAAACGCACCATCAAGCGCGTGATCGACGAGCGCGTCGACCACCGTCTGGTGATCCCCCGTGGTTACCAGGGCCTGATCTGGAACGACGACCAGCCGGATACCTTCATCTGGAAGCTCACCGATGGCAGCGAGATCGTGCACCGTTCCCCGGATGAGGCTGTCGTCTGGCTCTCCGCGGAGCACGTGGTGCCTTCTGCTGTGGCGCGCCTGCTGGAGCATGAACTGATGGAGGTGTTGCCGGCCAATGTGACCTCCGTGACCATCAACCTGCGCGAGGAAGTAATCGAAGGTGCCTACTACCACTACGTTCACGGCCTGAAAAAACACCTGGGCAACTGCCAGCGCATCGCCCACGGCCACCGCTCCCCGATCCGCATCGACCGCAACGGCCACCGGGACTACGACCTGGAGCGCCGGTGGGCCAGCCTGTGGCGTGACATCTACGTGGGTTCCGAAGAGGATGTCGTTCGCCGCCACGTCGGGGCAGATGGCGTTCGCTACGTGACCTTCGAGTACGAAGCCAACCAGGGCGAATTCGCCCTCACCCTGCCCGAGGAACGGGTGTACATGCTGGATACCGACACCACCGTTGAACTGATTGCCGCGCATATGGCGGACAAGATGAAGGTGGAGTTTCCGACGGATTCGATTCGGGTGAAGGCGTATGAGGGTGTCGGAAAAGGGGCGATTGCCGAGCGTTGAACCGGTAACGCGGGGGCAAAGTCCAAGACGGGGTCAGAAGAAAGCGTTCTTCAGACCCCAGGGGTAAGTCGGGGTCAGATGAAAGCTTTCATCTGACCCCATTTTCATGAATCAAACAGCGGTGTCCGACCTGAACACGGGGTCAGAAGAAAGCGTTCTTCAGACCCCAGGGGTGCATGCCCGAGCCAAACTCAGGGGTCTGAAGAACTTCGTTCTTCTGACCCCATCTTTACTATTTCCCAGACACAAAAAAACCGCCCGAAGGCGGTTTCTCTGCTGGCTTCCCGGTGGACTAAACCGTGAAACCAAATTGGCGTCCCCTAGGGGGTTCGAACCCCTGTTGCCGCCGTGAAAGGGCGGAGTCCTAGGCCACTAGACGAAGGGGACTAGAAATTGGTGGAGCCAGGCGGGATCGAACCGCCGACCTCAACACTGCCAGTGTTGCGCTCTCCCAGCTGAGCTATGGCCCCTCAACGGCTGCGTATATTAAGGATCCACCCGGGGGGCGTCAACACTTAAAAACACTTTTTTTTCAGTTTTCTGAACCTCCCTGTCCAGATCGATTACTTCTTCGCCAAACCGGTTATTACACACCCAATGCGGCGTATTCCTTCTCCACTTTCTTGGTTTCTTTCTTGGAGAAACCACCCAGAACCTCCAGGGCATGGCGCAACCGCGAACGGGTCATGTCCGGTCCGAGCAGGGCCATGGAGTCCATCACCGACCAGGAATTCGGAGTACCGGCAATCGCCACGAACACCGGGAACATGAAATCGCCCATCTTCAGTTCCATGGCCTTGGCCAGGCCCTTGATGTCGGCAAAGATGTTTTCCTTGCTCCAGTGCCGCTCGGCTTCCAGCTTCCACAGGGTAAACTGCAGCACTCGCTTGATCTGGGCTTCTTCCAGCTTGTTGTGGGCGAAGTCTTCCGGGGTCAGGTTGAGCATGCCGGAGAACATGAACTGGGCCATGGGCACCACGTCAGAGAACACCTCGGCCCTACCCTTCACGTGCGGCACCAGAGCCTTCAGAGCGTCCTCGTTGAACCACCACTGGCGCATACGCTCCATGAACTGCTCATCGTTCAGCTCCTCCCGCAGCCACTGGCCATTCAGCCAGCGGAGCTTCTCCACATCAAACACTGGACCACCGAGGGAGACGCGCTGGATGTCGAAGTTCTCGATCATCTCGTCGAGGGTGAACTTCTCCCGTTCGTCGGGCATGGACCAGCCCATGCGGCCCAGGTAGTTGGTTACCGCCTCCGGCAGGAAACCCATACGCTCATAGAAGTTGATGCTGGTGGGGTTCTTGCGCTTGGACAGCTTGCTCTTGTCCGGGTTACGCAGCAGCGGCAGGTGGCACAGTACGGGCATTTCCCAGCCGAAATACTGATACAGCAGCTTGTGCTTGGGCGCGGAGTTGATCCATTCCTCACCACGGAGCACGTGGGTGATCCCCATCAGATAGTCATCCACCACATTCGCCAGGTGATAGGTCGGCATGCCGTCGGACTTGAGCAGAATCTGGCAATCCACCTGACTCCAGTCGATCTCGATGGTGCCGCGCAGCATGTCGTCGATTTCACAGATACCCTCATCCGGCACCTTCATACGAATGACGTACTTCTCCCCGGCGTCGAGGCGGCGCTTGACCTCCTCATCCGACAGCTCCAGATCGCCCTTGATGCCCGGGTTCATGTCCTTGGCCTTGCGCTCCTCCCGGATCGCATCCAGCTCCTCCGGAGTCCGGAAACAGTAAAAGGCGTGACCGGCCGTTACCAGGTCCTCGGCATACTGGGCATACATGTGCTTGCGCTCGGACTGGCGATAGGGACCGTGGGGACCTCCGACATCGGGGCCTTCGTCCCAGTTCAGCCCCAGCCAGCGCAGTGCCTGCAGGATATCCCGTTCGGATTCCGCCGTGCTGCGCGCCTGGTCGGTGTCTTCAATCCGCAGGATGAACTGCCCGCCGTGCTGCCGGGCGAAACACAGGTTGAACAGGGCCACGTAGGCGGTACCAACGTGTGGGTCTCCGGTGGGGGATGGAGCAATTCGGGTACGTACAGTCATAAACCTTCCTGAAATGTCGGTGGCCGTTTGATAAAGCCGGCATTATACCGGCCCGCCACCAATTTCGCATGACCATCCCATTGGCGATTCAGGCAGTCTTGTTATATTATAACATTTCATTCAACACAGCTTCAGGAAGCCCGAACATGTCGATCTTGTCCCGCGTGGGTCGATCCCTTGCGCCTGTACTCCTTGGCGCCGCCGTATTCACAGCCGCGCCCGCAAACGCCGAAGTGAACGTGGTCACCTCGATCAAGCCGCTGGAACTGCTGGTGCGGGCGGTTGCACCCGAGGATGTCCGGATCACAAACCTGGTGCCGCCAGGCTCCAGCCCCCACAACTACACCATTCGCCCGTCCCAACGGCGCGCCCTGGAGAATGCGGATCTGGTGTTCTGGGTCGGTCCGGATATGGAAACTTTCCTGATCCGCCTGCTGTCGGCAGATGAGTTCCACGACCGCACCATCGCCCTGTCCGGCGAGGACGTAGCCGAAGGCGAGCACGAAGAAGTACACGGTCATGATCACGCACACGAGCATGGCGAAGGCGAGGACCCGCATCTGTGGGTAGACCCGATGTTGGGTCTCGAGATGGCCCGGGATATTACAAAGGCACTGGCCGCGCAGGAAGGTGCAGACCAGAATGCGATCAGCGAGAAGCTGGCCGCATTTGAGGTGGCACTGACCGAGAGGGAAGCCGCCATTCGCGAACAGTTGGCACCGGCAAAGGAGATTGACATCTTTGCCTATCACAGTGCTCTCGTCCGCTTCGCCGAGCATTATGAACTGGAACTGGCGGGCATCCTGACCCTCAATCCGGAGCTTTCCCCCGGGGCGCGGCATGTAGCCGAGGTTCAAGACAAACTGCGTGAAGCGATACACCCGTGCCTGCTGACCGAACCCCAGTTCAACCGTCAGTGGTGGCGCTCCATCACCGAGGGCCTGGATGTGACGTTCAGCACCTGGGATCCGCTGGCCATGGACATCGAGGCCACCGAAACCGGTTACATCGATTTCCAACAATCCATCGCCGATGCCATCCTTCAGTGCCTACCAGAGGATGCTCAGCATTAACGGAATGGAGGCCATGGCCAGCAGGGTCTGACCACTGATGATACCCGCCATCAGGGGGGCATCCCCACCCAGCTGTCGGGCCAGGATATATGCAGACGTGGCGGTGGGTAACGTTGCCAGCAACACCGCCACTTGCACCATCAGACCTTCCATACCCAGCATCCACGCCAGACCCGCCGCCATCAGCGGAAAGGCCAGCAGTTTCAGCACCGACGACACCAGAAACGGCATCGACGCTCCCCGCAAGGCAGTCAGCTGCAACCCGGCACCCACGGTCATCAGGCCCATGGGCAACGCCAGGTTGCTCAGGGGCTGAAGGATTCCCGCCAGCAAAGGGTGGAAACCGATCTGGAAATAGCTCCAAACCACCCCGATCACCGAGCCGACAATCAGCGGGTTGGTAACGATCGCCTTGAACACCTGACCAAACCGCACCTTGTCCTGATCCGCCACCAGCGTGAACATCAGAATGCACAACAGGTTCAGCAACGGCACCATGACCGCCACGGCGATCGCCGTCAGGGACAGCCCGTCATCGCCCAGCAACATGCCACCTGCGGCCAGGCCCACGTAGGAGTTGAACCGGATCGCGCCCTGGTAAACAGATGAGAACACCGGTCCGCTCCAGCGCCAGATAAGCTGCGCCACCACCAGCACCAGTGTCATCGCCAGCAGCATGGAGAAGATCAGCAGCGCAATATCACCATAGGCGGACGGCGGCAGTCGCGCCTGGCCGAGCTTGAACACCAGCATTGCCGGGAACAGCACGTAATAGGTGAAACGCTCCGCTTGGGGCCAGAAGTCACCACCGGGAAAGCCCCAACGCCGGAACAGGTGCCCAAGCATGATCAGCACGAACACCGGCACCAGGGCCTGCACCATCACTGGCATACCATCAGCTCCAATCCGTGTGTTTGGTCATCAGTTCTCAATCACCACGAAGCTCTCTTCGGAGCCGGCCGCTTCCAGCCGCCCCATCGGTGACAGTTCCAGCCCCTGCTCCCGAGCCACGGCTTCGAATGCCGCACGGCTCTCCTCGGCCACACAGACCATCAGCCCGCCGCTGGTCTGGGGATCACAGAACAGCAGTTTGTCGGCTCCGGTCATACCCTCAATGGCTCCGCCAAAGGCGGCTGCGTTGCGGTGAGTGCCTCCGGGAATACAGTCTGCCTCGATATAGGGCTGCAGGTTCGGCAACACCGGAATGGCGCTGCGGCTCACGGTTGCCCGCAGACCACTGCCGCGGCATATCTCCAGCAGGTGCCCGGCCAGGCCGAAGCCGGTCACATCGGTCATGGCATGGACCCCGTCCACTTGCGCAAAAGCTTCACCCACCTTGTTCAGCGTCGCCATGTTCTTCACCGCAACCGCAAGATCCTCCGCACTGACCTTGCCCTTCTTGGAAGCGCTGGTGAGAATGCCCACCCCCAGCGGCTTGGTCAGGTACAGCAGGTCCCTGGCTTTGGCCGTATCATTACGGATGATGCGGTCCACCGCCACCTGGCCGGTCACAGCCAGACCGAAGATCGGCTCCGGAGAATCGATGCTGTGGCCACCGGCCAGGGCAATCCCCGCCTCGGCACACACGGCGCGACCGCCATCAATCACCTGTGCAGCAATCTCCGGCGCCAGCTCGTTCACCGGCCAGCCCAGGATGGCAATGGCCATCACCGGTTTGCCGCCCATGGCGTAGACATCGCTGATGGCATTGGCGGCGGCGATTCGCCCGAAATCGAACGGATCGTCCACCACTGGCATGAAGAAATCGGTGGTGCTGATCACCCCGAGGCCATTGCCCACGTCCGCCACGGCGGCGTCATCACGGCTGCTGTTGCCTACCAGCAGGCGCGGGTCCTTGAACTCGGGCGCATCGCTATGAAGGATACGATCCAGCACATCAGGGGCAATTTTGCAGCCACAGCCCGCGCCGTGACTGAATTCGGTCAGTCGGATACCCAAAGTACGTTTCCTATCTGTTCGCACGTAAATGAAAGTATTCAGAAAGTACGCGCAAGTCTACCCGCCGGCCCGGTTTGCATCCATCTCTTCACCATCCAGATCAAGCAAGCACCTTCCAGCGCAAGCACCCTCGTGCAAAAATCCTCTTTCAAGCCCAACCATCAGGAGCTGCAATGAGCCAGGACAACGCCCACGGTCCCGCCACACGCATCATCCACAATCGTCGCCACCGGGACAGCTTTGGCAGCCCCTATTCGCCGGTCTACAACACCACCACCTACCAGTTCGAAAGCACGGAAGCGCTGCTGGACGTGATCGAGCGCCGCGCGCCAGGCAATCTTTACACCCGCTGGGGCACCAACCCGAGCATCGAGGAACTGGAACAGGGCCTGGCCCGGCTTGAGAGCGCAGAGGCCGCGCTGGCATTTGCCTCGGGCATGGCCGCCATTTCAGCGACACTGCTGGCCCATGGCCGCAAGGGGATTGTGTGCGTGGGGGATCTGTACGGAGGTACCCAGGAGCTGCTGGTCAATCACTGCCAGGCACTGGGCATTCCGGTGCGCTTCCTTTTCAAGGAAGAGGTGGGCCAGCTGGCAAACACCCTGGATGAACCGGGCAAACTGGTGTATTTCGAAACGCCGGCCAACCCTCACCTGGCCATCCTGGACATTGCCGCCATCGCCCGGATCGCACATCAGAAAGGCGCCCTGGTGGCGGTGGACAACACCTTCGCCAGCCCCATCAACCAGCAACCGCTGGAGCTGGGCGCCGACCTGGTGTTGCACAGCGCCACCAAGTACCTGGGCGGCCACAGCGACCTGACCGCAGGCGCACTGATGACTACGGCAGAACTGGCGGCAGCGGTTGTGCCCTGGCGCAAGAACCTGGGCCAACTGCTTGCCCCGGAAACCGCCGCCCTGCTCTCACGGAGCCTGCGAACCCTGCCGGTGCGTATCCGCCAGCATAACGAGAACGCCATGGCGGTGGCACAGGCCATGGAAAATCACCCGAAGGTGCGCCGTGTGCTCTACCCCGGCTTGCCCGGATTTACCGACCACGAACTGGCCGCCCGGCAGATGAAAGGATTTGGCGGCATGGTCACGATCGAGGTGGACGGTGACCGGGCGGCATCCACCGCGGTGGCAGACAACCTGCGCCTCTTCCTGCTGGCCACCAGTCTCGGCGGCGTAGAGAGCCTTGTCAGCCAACCCTGCGCCACCAGCCACCACGGACTCAGCCAGGAGGAACGGCTCAAGCGGGGCATTACCGACGGCATGCTGCGGCTGTCCATCGGGCTGGAGGACAGCGAGGACCTGATCGCGGATCTCAACCAGGCTTTGGCCAAAGCCTTCGGCTAAAACCTCAGCGACTGACCAGAAAATCCGCCAGCCGGCGGGTCAGGAATCCGGGCAACAGGTTGTTGGTGAACCACAGGCTGCGGGCCCGCTTGCCAGGAATGATCAGGAAGTGGCGTTGATCGATCCCGCGGCGAATCTGCTCAACCGCAAATTCCACAGGCAGAGTACCGGCCATCAGCTTCAAGGACTCGGTCTGTTTGGGCCGGCTCTTGCGCTCCTCCACCACCAGCGGCGTCTCCACCTCTGGCGGACAGACCACAGACACATCAATGCCCCGGGGCGCCAACTCGATACGCAACACCTCCGCCAGGCCAACCACACCGTATTTGGAGGCACAGTAGGCCGAATACCCGTAACACCCGACCAGCCCGGCCATGGAGGCCACAAACACCAGTTGGGC is a genomic window containing:
- the selD gene encoding selenide, water dikinase SelD, which translates into the protein MGIRLTEFSHGAGCGCKIAPDVLDRILHSDAPEFKDPRLLVGNSSRDDAAVADVGNGLGVISTTDFFMPVVDDPFDFGRIAAANAISDVYAMGGKPVMAIAILGWPVNELAPEIAAQVIDGGRAVCAEAGIALAGGHSIDSPEPIFGLAVTGQVAVDRIIRNDTAKARDLLYLTKPLGVGILTSASKKGKVSAEDLAVAVKNMATLNKVGEAFAQVDGVHAMTDVTGFGLAGHLLEICRGSGLRATVSRSAIPVLPNLQPYIEADCIPGGTHRNAAAFGGAIEGMTGADKLLFCDPQTSGGLMVCVAEESRAAFEAVAREQGLELSPMGRLEAAGSEESFVVIEN
- a CDS encoding AEC family transporter; this encodes MPVMVQALVPVFVLIMLGHLFRRWGFPGGDFWPQAERFTYYVLFPAMLVFKLGQARLPPSAYGDIALLIFSMLLAMTLVLVVAQLIWRWSGPVFSSVYQGAIRFNSYVGLAAGGMLLGDDGLSLTAIAVAVMVPLLNLLCILMFTLVADQDKVRFGQVFKAIVTNPLIVGSVIGVVWSYFQIGFHPLLAGILQPLSNLALPMGLMTVGAGLQLTALRGASMPFLVSSVLKLLAFPLMAAGLAWMLGMEGLMVQVAVLLATLPTATSAYILARQLGGDAPLMAGIISGQTLLAMASIPLMLSILW
- the gltX gene encoding glutamate--tRNA ligase, whose product is MTVRTRIAPSPTGDPHVGTAYVALFNLCFARQHGGQFILRIEDTDQARSTAESERDILQALRWLGLNWDEGPDVGGPHGPYRQSERKHMYAQYAEDLVTAGHAFYCFRTPEELDAIREERKAKDMNPGIKGDLELSDEEVKRRLDAGEKYVIRMKVPDEGICEIDDMLRGTIEIDWSQVDCQILLKSDGMPTYHLANVVDDYLMGITHVLRGEEWINSAPKHKLLYQYFGWEMPVLCHLPLLRNPDKSKLSKRKNPTSINFYERMGFLPEAVTNYLGRMGWSMPDEREKFTLDEMIENFDIQRVSLGGPVFDVEKLRWLNGQWLREELNDEQFMERMRQWWFNEDALKALVPHVKGRAEVFSDVVPMAQFMFSGMLNLTPEDFAHNKLEEAQIKRVLQFTLWKLEAERHWSKENIFADIKGLAKAMELKMGDFMFPVFVAIAGTPNSWSVMDSMALLGPDMTRSRLRHALEVLGGFSKKETKKVEKEYAALGV
- a CDS encoding 6-carboxytetrahydropterin synthase, with protein sequence MNHLFVDNLTVIDFAYLDATRGLVGESWIADVVLGGELDEQGMVFDFSNVKRTIKRVIDERVDHRLVIPRGYQGLIWNDDQPDTFIWKLTDGSEIVHRSPDEAVVWLSAEHVVPSAVARLLEHELMEVLPANVTSVTINLREEVIEGAYYHYVHGLKKHLGNCQRIAHGHRSPIRIDRNGHRDYDLERRWASLWRDIYVGSEEDVVRRHVGADGVRYVTFEYEANQGEFALTLPEERVYMLDTDTTVELIAAHMADKMKVEFPTDSIRVKAYEGVGKGAIAER
- a CDS encoding zinc ABC transporter substrate-binding protein → MSILSRVGRSLAPVLLGAAVFTAAPANAEVNVVTSIKPLELLVRAVAPEDVRITNLVPPGSSPHNYTIRPSQRRALENADLVFWVGPDMETFLIRLLSADEFHDRTIALSGEDVAEGEHEEVHGHDHAHEHGEGEDPHLWVDPMLGLEMARDITKALAAQEGADQNAISEKLAAFEVALTEREAAIREQLAPAKEIDIFAYHSALVRFAEHYELELAGILTLNPELSPGARHVAEVQDKLREAIHPCLLTEPQFNRQWWRSITEGLDVTFSTWDPLAMDIEATETGYIDFQQSIADAILQCLPEDAQH